Proteins encoded in a region of the Quercus lobata isolate SW786 chromosome 8, ValleyOak3.0 Primary Assembly, whole genome shotgun sequence genome:
- the LOC115955440 gene encoding uncharacterized protein LOC115955440: protein METETRSTPSHEVDSNVMESSSRVREKVDPAWEHFSLGVDEKGRNTFTCVYCRQTYKGGGINKMKKHLAGIKGDIGSCKKVSHDVRYQMLEYVKEFELKKKAKKQRQEEMFSVPSTNSDMQEDEDVQEVFSNGLPKKPILGKRNGTNPVDNYFAPRTTPGDQPGLKSVFQSKEKVRQADMAIARFLYDNCIPFNVVNSVYYQRMIDVVAAAGPSYKGPSYHTVQVPLLRDQKKEVQLLVKSRRRHWAEVGCTLMVDGWIDTRHKSLINFVVYCPRGMVFVKSVNASDIVKSTRNLFKLFDKVVTWVGPTNIVHMVTDNTSNYDMGDMPHVERLKKCASKVTIFIYNHVALIAWLRKGPGWTDIVRVGATRFTTTFLSFGSLHVHKHDLQALMTSKFFVDNRLISSPLICLLRIVDSDQRLAIGYVYEGMHRARLGIKKIFRMKKHLYKSYTSIIKNHWDKHLRKDLHAAGYWLNPAFQYGEENFCRKPTMNGGSCGVLMLQTCKNWQLESLAKLPPLLDENPYLSYEELENAIYEEGAYPTSAGPSSNIEESIDDSSEVEGIDLGTFGQPVGPPPGFPGNDDEHDNYHDIDDL, encoded by the exons ATGGAAACAGAGACCAGGTCTACTCCATCACATGAAGTTGATTCCAATGTAATGGAGTCTAGCTCAAGAGTAAGGGAAAAGGTTGATCCGGCTTGGGAACATTTTAGCCTTGGGGTGGATGAGAAGGGACGGAATACTTTTACATGTGTGTATTGTAGGCAAACATATAAAGGTGGGGGTATTAATAAGATGAAAAAACACCTTGCAGGGATAAAAGGTGATATTGGATCGTGTAAAAAGGTTTCTCATGATGTGAGATACCAAATGTTGGAATATGTGAAGGAgtttgagttgaaaaaaaaagctaagaaaCAACGTCAAGAAGAAATGTTTAGTGTGCCTTCCACAAATAGTGATAtgcaagaagatgaagatgttcAAGAAGTATTTAGTAATGGATTGccaaaaaaacctattttaggTAAAAGAAATGGTACAAATCCAGTGGATAATTACTTTGCTCCAAGAACTACTCCAGGAGATCAACCTGGTCTTAAAAGTGTGTTCCAAAGTAAAGAAAAGGTGAGGCAAGCTGATATGGCTATTGCAAGGTTTCTGTATGACAATTGCATTCCTTTTAATGTAGTGAATTCAGTGTACTACCAAAGGATGATTGATGTCGTAGCTGCTGCTGGTCCTAGTTACAAAGGTCCATCTTATCATACTGTACAGGTCCCTTTGTTGAGGGATCAAAAGAAAGAGGTTCAGTTATTGGTTAAGTCACGACGTAGGCATTGGGCAGAAGTTGGATGTACACTTATGGTTGATGGTTGGATAGATACTAGACATAAGTCATtgattaattttgttgtttattgtCCTAGGGGAATGGTATTTGTAAAATCAGTTAATGCCTCAGATATTGTGAAAAGTACCAGAAACTTATTTAAATTGTTTGATAAAGTAGTTACATGGGTTGGTCCAACAAACATAGTTCACATGGTTACTGATAATACTTCCAATTAT GATATGGGAGACATGCCTCATGTGGAGAGACTCAAAAAATGTGCATCCaaagttacaatttttatttataatcatgTGGCTTTAATTGCTTGGTTGAGGAAGGGACCTGGTTGGACAGATATTGTACGTGTAGGAGCAACAAGATTTACTACTACTTTCCTTTCATTTGGAAGTCTTCATGTGCATAAGCATGACTTGCAAGCCTTAATGACTAGCAAGTTCTTTGTGGACAATAGATTG ATTTCATCGCCACTCATTTGTTTGTTACGAATTGTTGATTCTGATCAAAGGCTTGCAATAGGATATGTGTATGAGGGCATGCATAGGGCACGGTTGGGAATCAAGAAGATCTTCCGAATGAAGAAACACTTGTACAAGTCATACACTTCAATTATAAAAAACCATTGGGACAAACATTTGCGTAAAGATCTTCATGCTGCTGGATATTGGTTAAATCCTGCTTTTCAATATGGTGAGGAGAATTTTTGTCGAAAACCAACA ATGAATGGTGGAAGTTGTGGGGTGTTGATGCTCCAAACTTGCAAAAATTGGCAATTAGAATCCTTAGCCAAACTTCCGCCTCTTCTAGAT GAAAACCCATATCTTAGTTATGAAGAGTTGGAGAATGCAATTTATGAAGAGGGTGCATATCCAACAAGTGCAGGGCCTTCTTCTAATATTGAAG AATCTATAGATGATAGCAGTGAGGTTGAAGGAATTGATTTGGGAACATTTGGACAACCTGTTGGCCCTCCTCCTGGATTTCCAGGGAATGATGATGAGCATGATAACtatcatgacattgatgatttaTGA